The Haliaeetus albicilla chromosome 27, bHalAlb1.1, whole genome shotgun sequence genome segment gcTTTCCCCAGAAAGAGCATGTCCTGCTCTCATCTCCTTTCCTGGCGTGAAGAAAGCGCTAACGCTGCAGTTTGAGTCTCTAAGGGCTCTGCCCCACGCAGAGCTCCGGGGAAGAAGGGCTTTGTGGAGGAGCCTCCCTCGTGCTCCCCTCCACGAGCACAAAGGCCAGAGGCCTCAAGGTCCCAAGCATGAACAGGAGCAACAGAGAACCTCAGCTTGCCCTCTCacccttccctgtcctctgccaccgcaccctgcaccccccaggTCCAGGCACCCACACTCCTGCGCGCAGCCCGGTGGGGCAGCGGTTCTCCAGTCCCTTCGCAGTGGTATCCAGAGACAGGACAAGACAACGGGCACcagttgaaagaaaagaaccTCTCCCTAACTGCAGTACAATACAAAGCTTGTTTATTTGAAGGGAGGTCGAGCTAgggaacagattgcccagaggGGTTCCGGAGGCTCCGTCCTTCGCGATCATCAGAGCCTGACTGGATGCAGCCCTGGGCAGTCTGCTCTGGCTGACCCCGCTCCAGCAGCGGGCTTGGACTAGGtggcctccagaggtcccttccctcctcctcaaaTCCATGATTTGTCATGAGAGGAGACGACAGGAGCAGTTCCTGCCTCAGCCGGAGCTGTGAGGCTGCCTTGATCCTGTTCGCTGCCACTGCCAGAGTCGGAGACAGCCCAGGTTGCGACCGTCCCGCTGCCACCGTCCAGGTGCCCCTCAGCAGCCGCACAACCACCACCTCGAGGGCcttctgtgtccctgggctctTTGCGCTGCCCCGGCAGGTGTTGGTCGGGGGCGAGCGCTGCATTTCCCTTCTTGGTAGGATGTGCTACCAGGCCCCGCGCCTGGCACGGCTGCGGGTCCTGCGCCGGGATCGGCTCCTCCTTGAgcactcccacccagcttggccCCCGGTGCTGCGGGACCTGCGCCGGGATCGGCTCCTTGTGGCGCGCCGTTGCCTGGAGGAATCCCAGCCTGCCTGCGGGCAGCACTGGCTCCTCCTTGAGGAGGGCAGGACGTCCCGTTCGGGCCTCGGAGCTCGGCCGTCACTGTCGGGAAACCTGCTCCGCCATCGCTGTCGGCTGCTGTGGGCCCGTGActgctcccacccagcttggccCCCGGTGCTGCGGGACCTGCGCCGGGATCGGCTCCTTGTGGCGCGCCGTTGCCTGGAGGAATCCCGGCCTGCCCGCGGGCGGCGCTGGCTCCTCCCGGAGAAGACCGGGACGTCCTGTTCGGACCTTGGAGCTCGGCCATTATTGGGGTCCCTACTCCTCTTCTGCCCCTGCCCTGTCATGGAGTCATGGGCCGCAGTGCCTGGGTGCCCCGTCTGGACTTGCTGGCCTCGCCTGGGGGACCTGCTCTGTTGCCTCTCCCAGACATGGGGACGGTCCGTGTCCCTGCTCCGCCACTGCCCTCGGCTGCGGTGAGCCTGTGAgcactcccacccagcttggccCCCGGTGCTGCGGGACCTGTGCCGGGATCGGCTCCTCCTTGAAGAGGGCAGGACATCCCATTCGGACCTTGGAGCTCGGCCCTCATCGTCGGGATCCCTGCTCCGCCATCGCTGTCTGCTGCGGTGGGCCCAGGAGcgctcccacccagcttggcccccggtgctgggggacccGCGCCGGGACTGGCTCCTCCTTGAGCAGGGCAGGACGTCCCGTTCGGACCTTGGAGCTCGGCCATCGTTGGGATCCCTGCTCCGCCACCGCTCTTGGCTGCTGTGGGCCCGTGAgcactcccacccagcttggccCCCAGTGCTGGGGGACCTGCGCTGGGATTGGCTCCTTGTTGCCTGCTGTTGCCTGGAGGAATCCCGGCCTGCCCGCAGGCGGAGCTGGCTCCTGCTTGAGGAGGGCAGGACGTCCTGTTCTGGCCTTGGAACTCGGCCATCATCCTGAGCAGCGTCCCGAGcccttctctgctgccacgtccCGCTTCTCAAGGAGTTGTAGCCCTGGGTGTGCTGAGCCCCTCTGTGGCCATCCTGGTGCTGCCTCGGGGACCTGCTTTGGCCCCTCTCTGGGGCCCCGGTGTGGCCACCACCACGGTCCTGGTGCTGCCTCAGGGACCTGCTTTGGCCCCTCTCTGGGGCCCCAGTGTGGCCACCACCACGGTCCTGGTGCTGCCTCAGGGACCTGCTTTGGCCCCTCTCTGGGGCCCCGGTGTGGCCACCACCACGGtttctgctgggagagctgcgCTGCTGGCGGCCCTCTGGAGATCTTCTTTCCGCAGAGAGGCGTTGAGATCTCATTCTCATGACACTATGCACCTCATAGTTGTTACCTGCCAGCTTGCGGAAGACGTACTGAGCAGGCTGCCGGCAGACTGGGCACTCGGCTTTTATGCGGGCCCAGTTCTGTACgcaaggaaaacagaagcgGTGCTTGCACCAGATCATGTAGGCTTCGTCGTTGATGGTGTCCAGGCAGATTGGGCACTTTGAGTCCTCAGAGGCATCCAGCGGCGCGGCAGGGGAAGGGGTGCCCTGTTCTGCCGAGTCCTCCTCCAACCCCATCTTGCGCTGCAAACGAAAGAGGGACAAAGCTCGTGAGCTGCCCTGGAGACGCAacctgcagggagcagcaaagatgctgaagaggtgcctgctctgcctgggggcCGTGCTTGTGCTGCCACAAACACCAGGGACCGTCCTGGAGCAGACGAGTGACGCCAGGGGCACCTCGGTGTGCTCCTGCTCTCCGGGCGGGACGGCGACTGACCTCTGGGACACGTGCGGGCAGGAATTGGGTAGGCAGGAAAGCGGTTCCCAGCCTCTCAGCGAGAGCAGCACGAGGCTGGGGACGCGGCAGGTTGGGACCGGTGCCACGGGTAGTTTTCAGCCTCAGCTGTCACCCTGTGGCACAGGAATGGGAGCACGGTGACCTGCCTGGGGGGAGCCCCTGCCACCGCCAGCCCCGAGGGGTCCCCCTGGCCCTAAGCGGCCCCGTACCTGT includes the following:
- the LOC138682251 gene encoding serine/arginine repetitive matrix protein 5-like; amino-acid sequence: MGLEEDSAEQGTPSPAAPLDASEDSKCPICLDTINDEAYMIWCKHRFCFPCVQNWARIKAECPVCRQPAQYVFRKLAGNNYEVHSVMRMRSQRLSAERRSPEGRQQRSSPSRNRGGGHTGAPERGQSRSLRQHQDRGGGHTGAPERGQSRSLRQHQDRGGGHTGAPERGQSRSPRQHQDGHRGAQHTQGYNSLRSGTWQQRRARDAAQDDGRVPRPEQDVLPSSSRSQLRLRAGRDSSRQQQATRSQSQRRSPSTGGQAGWECSRAHSSQERWRSRDPNDGRAPRSERDVLPCSRRSQSRRGSPSTGGQAGWERSWAHRSRQRWRSRDPDDEGRAPRSEWDVLPSSRRSRSRHRSRSTGGQAGWECSQAHRSRGQWRSRDTDRPHVWERQQSRSPRRGQQVQTGHPGTAAHDSMTGQGQKRSRDPNNGRAPRSEQDVPVFSGRSQRRPRAGRDSSRQRRATRSRSRRRSRSTGGQAGWEQSRAHSSRQRWRSRFPDSDGRAPRPERDVLPSSRRSQCCPQAGWDSSRQRRATRSRSRRRSRSTGGQAGWECSRRSRSRRRTRSRARRGAW